A window from Theobroma cacao cultivar B97-61/B2 chromosome 3, Criollo_cocoa_genome_V2, whole genome shotgun sequence encodes these proteins:
- the LOC18605165 gene encoding bidirectional sugar transporter N3, with the protein MAYHPWIIVSGILGNILSFMVYLAPLPTFLRVYRKKSTEGFQSIPYVVALVSAVLWIYYATLKSNAFLLMTINSFGCFVETIYTVVFIIYAPKKARILTMKLLLLFNFGGLLLILLLTHFFSKGPSRIHIVGWFCVVSSAGVFAAPLSIMRLVVRTKSVEFMPFALSFFLTLSAIMWLIYGVLLKDFYISLPNIIGVVLGMIQMVLFVVYKKYKNIENEQKQLPVQVANGKNLAPIKASNNTDSSLQVSGDVGVGRDENPHDHPLQHSHKSMESTNQAESGECAV; encoded by the exons ATGGCTTACCATCCATGGATAATTGTCTCCGGTATTCTAG gtAACATCCTCTCTTTCATGGTGTACCTTGCGCCTCT GCCTACATTTCTTCGGGTTTATAGAAAGAAATCGACTGAAGGGTTTCAATCAATTCCTTACGTCGTTGCACTAGTAAGCGCTGTGCTTTGGATATACTACGCCACACTAAAATCCAATGCTTTCCTTCTCATGACCATCAATTCCTTTGGTTGCTTTGTGGAAACTATCTACACTGTTGTCTTCATCATTTACGCACCAAAGAAAGCTAGG ATTTTGACTATGAAGCTGCTGCTTCTGTTCAATTTTGGGGGCCTTCTCTTGATCCTTCTTCTTAcacatttcttttccaaaggACCAAGCCGGATCCATATTGTTGGATGGTTTTGTGTAGTATCATCAGCCGGTGTTTTTGCAGCGCCTTTGAGCATAATG AGGTTGGTCGTTCGCACCAAAAGCGTTGAGTTCATGCCATTCGCtttatcatttttcctcaccTTGAGCGCCATTATGTGGTTGATCTATGGCGTACTTCTAAAGGACTTCTATATATCT CTCCCAAACATAATCGGAGTTGTTTTAGGGATGATTCAGATGGTACTATTCGTAGTCTACAAAAAGTACAAGAACATCGAAAATGAGCAGAAGCAATTACCAGTACAAGTTGCGAATGGAAAGAACTTAGCACCCATAAAAGCTTCCAATAATACGGACTCCTCGCTGCAAGTTTCAGGTGATGTTGGAGTGGGTAGAGATGAAAATCCGCATGATCATCCGTTACAACATAGTCATAAAAGCATGGAAAGCACCAATCAAGCTGAATCCGGAGAGTGTGCTGTTTGA